A section of the Pristiophorus japonicus isolate sPriJap1 chromosome 4, sPriJap1.hap1, whole genome shotgun sequence genome encodes:
- the LOC139262575 gene encoding ferritin, higher subunit-like: MFTFVQPHKEVGPQTVPPWIIQQCKDRSLKIGNSQLHASTRLRFLEKQIRMASQSYHKDCEAAVNQQVNMELSSSYVYLSMSFYFDRDDVALRHFAEFFKEQSHEEREHAEKLMEFQNRRGGRIILADIKKPEQDEWSNGLEVMQRALQMEKNVNQSLLHLHKLSTGSTDPHLCDFLETHYLDEQVKMIKKLGDPITNLKRLGAPENGMGVYLFDKHTLWGRVTKLTDGIKLNVFSTCIYIIRLLSCRE, from the exons ATGTTCACgtttgttcagccacataaggaagtGGGACCACAG ACTGTCCCGCCCTGGATTATCCAGCAGTGTAAAGACAGGAGTTTGAAAATAGGTAACTCTCAGCTTCATGCTTCAACAAGGCTCAGATTTTTGGAAAAGCAAATTAGGATGGCCTCTCAGAGCTACCACAAGGACTGTGAGGCTGCTGTCAACCAGCAGGTCAACATGGAGCTcagttcctcctatgtttatctctccatG tccttctactttgaccgggatgatgttgccctgcgtcactttgctgagttcttcaaggagcagtcacatgaggaacgtgagcatgctgagaaactgatggaattccagaatcggcgtggaggCCGAATCATCTTGGCAGACATCAAG aaaccagagcaggatgagtggagcaatggtctggaggtgatgcaaagagctctgcagatggagaagaatgtgaaccagagtctgctgcatctgcacaaactctccactgggagcactgaccctcat ttgtgtgacttcctggagacccactacttggatgaacaagtgaagatgatcaagaagcttggagatcccatcaccaacctgaagagactgggagctccTGAGAATGGCATGGGAGTGTACCTTTTTGACAAGCACACTCTctgggggagagtgactaaactgactgaTGGGATCAAGCTTAATGTGTttagtacttgtatttatataatcagGCTCCTGTCATGTAGGGAATGA